A stretch of Candidatus Symbiobacter mobilis CR DNA encodes these proteins:
- a CDS encoding IS66 family transposase has translation MDQAQILARDEYTVSPVPSLPQIPAEEMCLHCKNKSDIIDAQAETIQELKTEIQQLRDEIAILKGEKSKPVLKPSKMDKNTDLDDNPPHSNGSGVISKRPGSAKRSKTAQLIIHEIRIIKPAGPIPSGARLKSYQNFVVQGLIIKAHNICYRLACYQTNDGKCLRGQLPPELQGQHFNPTLRNYILYQHHHCHVTQPLLLEQLSEWHIDISSGQINALLSQHTEPFHTEKDEILAIGLQKSQYVTVDDTGARHAGQNGYALHVGNEDFGWFQSTDSKSRINFLQCLHAGPVTTQVNEHALTYMEEHGLSNDVCSQLQDHATPEFLSIELWRKHLEALKIDSETHVRIATEGALLGSLVEKGFNLKLAIVSDGAGQFAVLLHALCWIHAERLVHKLIPVNEGQRQAVAQVRSDIWRLYGDLKAYKRNPNANMVEQFEKRFDSVFNRKTGYQTLDNLLKRLYGKKEELLLVLQRPEIPLHTNGSETALRDLVKKRKVSGGTRSDLGRQCRDTFASLKKTCRKQGISFWRYLEDRITQTNAIPRLATLIRT, from the coding sequence ATGGATCAAGCACAGATACTAGCCAGAGACGAGTATACCGTGTCCCCTGTGCCGAGTCTCCCGCAAATTCCTGCAGAAGAAATGTGTCTGCATTGCAAAAATAAGTCGGATATTATTGATGCGCAAGCTGAAACCATCCAAGAATTGAAAACAGAGATTCAGCAGTTGCGCGATGAAATCGCTATCCTCAAAGGTGAAAAATCAAAACCAGTATTAAAGCCCAGCAAAATGGACAAAAATACTGATCTGGATGACAATCCCCCACACAGTAACGGCAGTGGCGTAATCTCCAAAAGACCTGGTTCCGCAAAGCGCAGCAAAACAGCTCAACTAATCATCCACGAAATTCGCATCATCAAGCCAGCAGGCCCGATTCCCTCTGGCGCTCGGCTAAAAAGCTATCAAAACTTCGTTGTTCAAGGCCTCATCATCAAGGCACACAACATCTGTTATCGCCTCGCTTGTTATCAAACCAATGACGGGAAATGCCTCAGAGGTCAGCTCCCACCAGAATTGCAAGGCCAGCATTTCAATCCTACATTGCGCAACTATATTCTGTACCAACATCACCACTGCCATGTTACACAGCCACTTCTCTTGGAGCAATTGAGCGAATGGCATATCGATATCTCGTCAGGTCAAATCAATGCCCTGCTGAGTCAACATACTGAACCATTCCACACAGAAAAAGATGAAATACTGGCCATCGGTCTGCAAAAAAGCCAGTACGTCACAGTCGATGACACCGGCGCACGTCATGCAGGCCAGAACGGCTACGCCCTGCACGTCGGGAACGAGGACTTCGGCTGGTTCCAAAGCACCGACAGCAAGAGCAGAATCAACTTCCTCCAATGTTTGCACGCCGGTCCGGTCACAACCCAGGTCAACGAACATGCCCTGACCTACATGGAAGAACATGGCTTGAGTAATGACGTATGTAGTCAGCTACAAGATCATGCCACTCCTGAGTTCTTAAGCATCGAACTATGGCGCAAACATCTCGAAGCATTGAAAATCGATAGTGAGACGCACGTACGTATCGCTACGGAAGGTGCTTTACTTGGGAGCCTGGTAGAAAAAGGCTTCAACCTGAAATTGGCAATCGTCAGTGATGGAGCCGGTCAATTCGCAGTCCTGTTGCACGCTCTGTGCTGGATACACGCCGAACGTCTTGTTCACAAGCTGATACCGGTCAATGAAGGGCAGAGACAAGCTGTAGCGCAGGTGCGCTCCGATATATGGAGGTTGTATGGCGATTTGAAAGCATACAAGCGCAACCCGAACGCGAATATGGTAGAACAGTTCGAAAAACGTTTTGATAGTGTTTTCAATAGAAAAACCGGCTACCAAACACTAGATAATCTCCTGAAGCGCTTGTATGGGAAAAAAGAAGAGTTGTTGTTAGTATTGCAACGACCAGAAATCCCGCTACATACGAACGGAAGCGAAACTGCCCTTCGGGATTTGGTAAAGAAACGAAAAGTGAGTGGTGGAACCCGTAGCGACCTTGGGCGACAATGTCGAGATACGTTTGCGAGTTTGAAGAAGACTTGTCGGAAACAAGGTATTTCGTTTTGGCGGTATTTGGAAGATCGCATCACACAAACTAATGCCATTCCGCGATTGGCGACGCTCATTCGTACCTAA